Proteins from one Podarcis raffonei isolate rPodRaf1 chromosome 1, rPodRaf1.pri, whole genome shotgun sequence genomic window:
- the LOC128417332 gene encoding E3 ubiquitin-protein ligase RNF4-like, which translates to MSSTSTECKATKDRKSKRGSHNTSARPRNALDKMMGGTASEPCTPSSSSSSSSLPSTSSLALPLQSALAGSPPNAGPSFMEQTTPLSDSKGTEQQDIQRKYCGGKTHSMQTCNQRKIAAAAAQVEPLRLDDRSVDEEVPVVDLTCETSEPIVVDLTHNDSVVVVGESRQQPNREFRRQPLSDSLILSSDDDDDDSGHTESDALATRELPREVGRKEFASSRSSGTVCCPICIESYAEIVQSGRLIVSTKCGHIFCSLCLSNALGHANFCPTCRRELTQKEYHPIYI; encoded by the coding sequence ATGAGTTCAACTAGTACAGAATGTAAGGCAACCAAGGACAGGAAAAGCAAGAGGGGCAGTCACAACACCTCAGCAAGACCTCGTAATGCTCTGGACAAGATGATGGGGGGAACTGCTTCTGAACCCTgtaccccctcctcttcctcctcctcctcctctttgccttCTACTTCCTCCCTGGCCTTACCTTTACAAAGTGCCCTTGCTGGCTCCCCTCCTAATGCAGGCCCGAGTTTTATGGAACAAACTACTCCTTTAAGTGATAGCAAAGGAACTGAGCAGCAGGACATTCAGAGAAAGTACTGTGGAGGCAAGACTCACTCTATGCAAACTTGTAATCAAAGGAAaatagctgctgcagctgcacaagTAGAGCCACTCAGACTTGATGATAGAAGTGTTGATGAGGAAGTACCGGTAGTTGACCTCACTTGCGAAACTTCAGAACCTATAGTTGTTGATCTTACACATAACGATTCTGTTGTGGTTGTTGGAGAGAGTAGACAGCAGCCCAATAGAGAGTTCAGACGTCAACCATTGTCTGACAGTCTTATATTaagtagtgatgatgatgatgatgatagcggGCACACAGAGAGTGATGCTCTTGCCACTAGAGAGCTGCCCAGAGAagtgggaaggaaggaatttGCAAGTTCAAGATCCTCAGGCACTGTGTGTTGTCCAATTTGCATAGAGAGCTATGCAGAGATTGTGCAAAGCGGACGGCTTATAGTGTCAACAAAATGTGGCCACATCTTCTGTAGTCTGTGCCTCAGCAATGCTCTTGGGCATGCAAACTTTTGCCCAACTTGTAGAAGGGAACTCACTCAAAAAGAGTATCATCCAATTTATATATGA